The Vicia villosa cultivar HV-30 ecotype Madison, WI linkage group LG1, Vvil1.0, whole genome shotgun sequence genome includes a region encoding these proteins:
- the LOC131625061 gene encoding uncharacterized protein LOC131625061, giving the protein MDAVVWILREVETLNLNGAGSCVPKSQPPLFLVLLQHSPLQPTKFVVRCCNLQLQSQPNDSRELVLEVKEELDKEHHSLPVGRNGRDDEDMILQFLKDRKFSVEDAVSKLTKAIKWLRDFEVSKLSEEAIKDISQTGKAYVHDFLDINNRPNFYMLQNQLIT; this is encoded by the exons ATGGATGCAGTGGTGTGGATCCTTAGAGAGGTGGAAACATTAAATTTAAATGGCGCTGGTTCGTGTGTTCCCAAGTCCCAACCACCACTCTTCCTCGTCCTTCTTCAACACTCTCCCTTACAACCAACCAAATTCGTGGTTCGGTGCTGTAACCTTCAACTGCAATCGCAACCCAATGACTCGCGCGAG TTAGTTCTGGAAGTGAAGGAGGAGCTTGATAAAGAACACCATAGCCTTCCTGTTGGCAGAAATGGCAGGGATGACGAAGATATGATACTACAGTTTCTCAAAGATCGCAAATTTTCTGTTGAAGATGCTGTTTCCAAGTTGACTAAAGCCATT AAATGGCTTCGTGATTTCGAGGTGTCTAAATTGAGTGAAGAAGCTATCAAAGATATCTCTCAAACTGGTAAAGCTTATGTACATGACTTTCTAGATATCAATAACAGACCCAATTTCTACATGCTTCAAAACCAGCTGATTACATAA
- the LOC131605253 gene encoding CRAL-TRIO domain-containing protein C3H8.02-like codes for MALVRVYPTTTTTLRLASTLSFRTKFVVRCSNLQLNLQPNDSRKLVLEVKEKLEKEHHTLPVGRNGRDDEDMILWFLKDRKFSVEEAVSKLVKTIKWRQDFEVSKLTEESVKDVAKTGKAYIHDFLDIDGRPVLVVVAAKHFPKAQEPVDDEKLCVFLIEKALSKLPPGKEQILGIFDLRGFGTENADLKYLTFLFDVFYCYYPKRLSQVLFVDAPFVFKPIWQLTKPLLKSYASLARFCSAETVRKEYFTDETLPPNFRG; via the exons ATGGCGCTGGTGCGTGTCTACCCAACAACCACCACCACCCTTCGTCTTGCTTCAACACTTTCCTTTAGAACCAAATTCGTGGTTCGGTGCTCTAACCTTCAACTCAATCTGCAACCCAATGACTCACGCAAG ttAGTTCTGGAAGTGAaggagaagcttgaaaaagaaCACCATACTCTTCCTGTTGGTAGAAATGGTAGGGATGATGAAGATATGATACTATGGTTTCTCAAAGATCGAAAATTTTCTGTTGAAGAAGCTGTTTCTAAGTTGGTTAAAACCATT AAATGGCGTCAAGATTTTGAGGTCTCTAAATTGACTGAAGAATCTGTTAAAGATGTTGCTAAAACTGGAAAAGCTTATATACATGACTTTCTAGATATCGATGGTAGGCCCGTGCTTGTCGTGGTTGCAGCAAAGCATTTTCCTAAA GCACAGGAGCCTGTAGATGATGAGAAGTTATGTGTTTTCTTAATTGAGAAGGCATTGAGTAAGCTTCCACCTGGGAAAGAACAGATACTTGGAATATTTGATCTCAGAGGTTTTGGTACAGAAAATGCTGATCTTAAATACTTGACATTTTTG TTTGATGTGTTCTATTGTTACTATCCAAAGCGATTATCTCAAGTATTGTTTGTGGATGCTCCTTTTGTGTTTAAACCAATTTGGCAACTTACCAAACCGTTGTTAAAATCATATGCTTCTCTG GCAAGATTTTGCTCTGCAGAGACTGTGAGGAAGGAATATTTTACAGATGAAACTTTGCCACCAAACTTCAGAGGTTAA